In a genomic window of Calderihabitans maritimus:
- a CDS encoding MarR family winged helix-turn-helix transcriptional regulator has translation MELHECINFLLSKAQQAVYRLFREELAPFGVTPAQYGVLNCLWNKDQQTPKQISETLHLDGSTLTGVLDRMEQKGLVRRIPDPHDRRTVRIALTSKGQELKRPLEQAIVRANNKVLENLSEEEVRQIKRLLDRLSENPGRD, from the coding sequence ATGGAGCTACACGAATGTATTAACTTTTTGCTAAGCAAAGCCCAACAAGCAGTATACCGCCTTTTTCGCGAAGAGCTGGCACCATTTGGAGTTACTCCCGCCCAGTATGGTGTATTAAACTGCTTATGGAATAAAGATCAGCAAACGCCAAAACAGATTTCCGAAACCCTTCATTTAGACGGCTCTACTCTAACCGGCGTCTTGGACCGGATGGAACAAAAGGGTCTGGTACGGCGTATACCGGACCCCCATGACCGGCGCACAGTAAGGATTGCTCTTACCTCCAAGGGGCAGGAACTTAAACGCCCTTTGGAACAGGCAATTGTCCGGGCCAATAATAAAGTGCTAGAAAACTTATCCGAAGAGGAAGTACGACAAATTAAAAGACTTCTGGATCGATTATCGGAAAATCCGGGCCGGGATTAG
- a CDS encoding flavodoxin family protein, which translates to MKAVAINGSHRKGQNTAVMLQTVLDELKAGGVETELVELSDYNIKPCLSCNKCLRRPQCSITDDDMSLLADKLLKADAIILGSPVYWANVTGLMKNFMDRTRWLHMTKNFLAGKVGAAVTHAGLRNGGQEVCLQIMEHFLRAQGLYVVDDRDPEKGILTSGAMGTLFDRFDGNNISWKRGVQEDHLAIASCRQLGKNMLQLMKKLA; encoded by the coding sequence ATGAAAGCAGTTGCGATCAACGGCAGCCACCGGAAAGGCCAAAATACTGCAGTTATGCTCCAAACGGTACTGGACGAACTGAAAGCAGGAGGGGTTGAAACAGAACTGGTAGAGTTGAGTGATTATAACATCAAACCCTGTCTCTCCTGCAACAAATGTCTGCGTCGCCCCCAGTGTTCCATCACCGACGATGATATGTCTCTACTGGCCGACAAACTGTTAAAAGCCGACGCTATTATCTTAGGTTCTCCCGTCTACTGGGCCAATGTAACCGGCTTGATGAAAAATTTCATGGATCGAACCCGTTGGTTACATATGACCAAGAATTTTCTAGCCGGTAAAGTTGGAGCTGCTGTAACGCATGCCGGTCTGCGCAACGGGGGACAGGAAGTTTGTCTACAAATTATGGAGCATTTCCTTAGAGCTCAAGGTTTATATGTAGTAGATGACCGGGACCCCGAAAAAGGCATCCTAACTTCCGGTGCCATGGGAACCCTATTTGACCGTTTTGATGGCAACAACATCAGTTGGAAACGAGGTGTTCAGGAAGATCATTTAGCCATCGCCTCCTGCCGCCAACTGGGTAAAAACATGCTTCAGTTAATGAAAAAGCTCGCTTAA
- a CDS encoding acyl-CoA dehydrogenase family protein, translating to MVKGGEFLIKPVNPSEIFTPEDLSEEHRLVAQTVADFTENTVVPHMEELEEQKEGLMRQLLEQAGELGLLGTDVPEEYGGEGMDKICSILIAENIAAGGSFAVAHGAHTGIGTLPIVFFGNEEQKKRYLPDLASGRKIAAYALTEPGAGSDALSAKTKAVLSEDGRYYILNGTKQFITNAGLADVFVTYAKIDGDKFTAFIVDRDTEGLSLGAEEKKMGIKGSSTRSLIFEDAKVPVENVLGQIGRGHVVAFNILNLGRFKLAAGCVGSAKLAFSHAVKYALERQQFGRPIAHFGLIQEKIGRMAAKIYAAESMVYRTAGLVEKMLAETQDGNVAQALQEYAVECSINKVHASEALDYVADEAVQIFGGYGYTKEYPVEQIYRDSRINRIFEGTNEINRLLIPGTLLRRAQKGELALLAAAQQLAKEIMQPKLSMSNDSDPMKTVQDLVDRSKKIFLQVGGLAVQKYMDKIQEQQEILGMLSDICIETYAMESAVGRAFKAMAEQKAEGIKSLLAQVYVYETFPRVELRAREALSAMLAGDELQTQLSVLKRFARYRPVNLVGIRRQIAQRLLEAGKYTV from the coding sequence ATGGTAAAAGGCGGGGAATTCTTAATCAAACCAGTCAATCCGTCAGAAATTTTTACCCCGGAGGATTTATCCGAAGAGCATCGCCTGGTGGCTCAAACCGTAGCTGATTTTACGGAAAATACAGTGGTACCTCATATGGAGGAACTGGAAGAACAAAAGGAAGGTCTGATGCGGCAGCTTCTGGAGCAGGCAGGTGAATTGGGACTTTTAGGCACAGATGTTCCAGAGGAATACGGTGGCGAGGGGATGGATAAAATTTGTTCCATCCTCATTGCCGAAAATATTGCTGCTGGTGGTTCATTCGCCGTTGCTCATGGAGCTCATACCGGAATCGGTACATTACCTATCGTTTTTTTCGGTAATGAAGAGCAGAAGAAAAGGTATCTACCTGACCTGGCTTCCGGCCGGAAGATAGCGGCCTATGCGCTCACTGAACCCGGGGCCGGATCCGATGCCTTGTCTGCGAAAACCAAGGCAGTGCTCAGCGAGGACGGAAGATACTATATTCTCAACGGGACTAAGCAGTTTATTACTAATGCCGGTCTGGCAGACGTTTTTGTGACATACGCCAAAATTGACGGTGATAAATTTACCGCCTTTATTGTGGACCGAGATACGGAAGGGCTTTCGTTGGGGGCCGAAGAAAAGAAAATGGGTATAAAAGGGTCCTCTACGCGGAGTCTGATTTTTGAGGATGCAAAAGTGCCAGTGGAAAATGTGTTGGGGCAAATCGGCCGCGGGCATGTAGTGGCCTTCAACATTCTCAACTTGGGGCGTTTCAAACTGGCTGCCGGTTGTGTTGGTTCTGCAAAACTCGCTTTTAGCCATGCAGTCAAGTATGCTCTGGAACGGCAACAGTTTGGTCGGCCCATCGCTCACTTCGGCCTCATTCAGGAAAAGATTGGGCGGATGGCAGCCAAGATATATGCTGCCGAGAGTATGGTCTACCGTACGGCAGGACTGGTAGAAAAAATGCTGGCGGAAACTCAGGACGGCAATGTTGCTCAAGCGCTTCAGGAGTACGCGGTGGAATGTTCGATCAACAAGGTACATGCTTCGGAGGCACTGGATTATGTTGCAGATGAAGCGGTGCAAATTTTTGGCGGTTACGGCTATACTAAAGAATATCCGGTTGAACAAATATACCGTGATTCCAGGATTAACCGCATTTTTGAAGGAACGAATGAAATTAACCGTCTGTTAATTCCGGGAACCTTACTCCGCCGGGCCCAAAAGGGAGAACTGGCTCTGCTGGCAGCCGCTCAGCAATTGGCCAAGGAAATTATGCAACCGAAATTATCCATGTCGAATGACAGCGACCCCATGAAGACAGTTCAAGATCTGGTGGACAGAAGCAAAAAAATCTTCCTGCAGGTTGGTGGCCTGGCGGTTCAAAAGTATATGGATAAAATTCAGGAACAGCAGGAAATTTTGGGCATGTTGAGCGATATTTGCATTGAAACTTATGCAATGGAAAGTGCTGTCGGGCGGGCTTTTAAGGCAATGGCCGAACAAAAAGCGGAGGGGATTAAATCTCTTCTGGCACAGGTGTATGTGTATGAAACTTTCCCGAGAGTTGAATTGCGGGCGCGAGAAGCTCTGTCAGCCATGCTGGCCGGCGATGAACTGCAGACACAACTATCAGTACTTAAACGTTTTGCCCGGTACCGGCCGGTTAATCTGGTCGGTATACGGCGACAGATAGCACAACGCCTTTTGGAAGCAGGTAAATATACCGTGTGA
- a CDS encoding cytochrome c biogenesis CcdA family protein — translation MDHLFYEFLQSSHLSWFLYLVLLSGGIIAFFNPCMLGMVPLLIGHMGNRNYSSRWYSLALTTLFTLGFLVSLVFLVSIFTSFYQLAQRWASWWPNIMGTLYFVLFLHLWGYSPLRTAMRFLPTVVGFYQSPFTVPPSWSAFVLGLFFGLTPSPCTTPLALAVTTALIPAYGYLKGLSMILTYGFGHSLPLALIALVSLNLSPLRHLQRSSGFLKKATALFLLFLSIYFYFFM, via the coding sequence ATGGACCACTTATTTTATGAATTCCTACAGAGTTCCCATTTGTCATGGTTCCTGTATTTAGTTCTCTTATCCGGTGGAATCATAGCTTTCTTTAACCCTTGCATGCTAGGAATGGTTCCCCTTTTAATAGGCCACATGGGAAATAGAAATTATTCCTCGCGATGGTATTCTCTCGCTCTAACTACTCTATTTACTTTGGGATTCTTGGTGTCATTAGTTTTTTTGGTATCCATTTTTACTTCTTTTTATCAATTAGCCCAACGATGGGCCTCCTGGTGGCCTAATATAATGGGAACCCTTTATTTCGTTCTCTTCCTGCACCTTTGGGGTTATTCCCCGCTGCGTACTGCCATGCGCTTCTTGCCGACTGTAGTAGGATTTTACCAGTCTCCGTTCACTGTACCTCCTTCCTGGTCAGCTTTTGTCTTAGGATTGTTCTTCGGCCTGACCCCTTCTCCTTGTACCACTCCGCTGGCTTTAGCTGTTACTACTGCCCTGATACCGGCTTATGGCTACCTTAAAGGATTGTCTATGATTTTAACCTACGGTTTCGGCCATTCTCTCCCCTTAGCGCTGATTGCCCTTGTCTCCTTAAACTTAAGTCCTTTACGGCATTTACAACGAAGCAGTGGCTTTTTAAAAAAAGCGACCGCCCTTTTCTTATTGTTCCTGTCCATATATTTCTACTTTTTCATGTGA
- a CDS encoding long-chain-fatty-acid--CoA ligase, whose protein sequence is MGRHYPWEASYPAPLRYHLDYPNIPLYEFADRGAVDFPERPALIFYGQRISYGEFGKLTTRLANALKNLGVRQGDRVAVMGPNCPQWVIAFFGTLKAGGIVVQTNPMSVERELENLLNNAGVETIFVYEPLYLRIKAVAGTTPLKRVIVFNFRPVSSPPEEGVLVFDELLRQGSETVPGIPVDPKEDLAVLQYTGGTTGIPKGVMLTHFNLVANVQQTAEFLKPAVEDPGLECMLTALPLFHVYGMTVAMNVAFALSCPQVLLPKFEVEEVLETIKSYRITLFPGAPTMYVAIINYPEVRKYNLSSIKACISGSAPLPVQVQRQFEELTGGMLVEGYGLSEASPVTHCNPIIGKRKYGSIGLPFPDTEVKIMDVETGTKELSPGQEGELVIKGPQVMKGYWNNPEETAVVLREGWLYTGDIAKMDEEGYFYIVDRKKDLIIASGFNIYPREVEEVLYEHTAVQEAAVIGVPDVYRGETVKAFIVLKEGASATEDEIIQFCRSRLAAYKVPRLVEFRTSLPKTAAGKILRRLIREEEYRKLKEGQSNGLRN, encoded by the coding sequence ATGGGTAGACATTATCCGTGGGAAGCCAGTTATCCGGCTCCACTTCGCTACCATCTGGACTATCCAAATATTCCGCTGTACGAATTTGCCGACCGGGGAGCTGTCGATTTTCCCGAACGACCGGCTTTGATTTTTTACGGGCAGCGGATAAGCTATGGAGAGTTTGGCAAGTTAACCACCCGGCTTGCCAACGCCCTGAAGAATTTGGGGGTACGGCAAGGTGACCGAGTTGCGGTCATGGGACCAAACTGTCCGCAATGGGTTATAGCCTTTTTCGGAACTCTGAAGGCTGGCGGTATAGTGGTTCAAACCAATCCCATGTCGGTCGAACGGGAGCTAGAAAACCTACTTAATAATGCCGGGGTGGAGACTATTTTTGTTTATGAACCGCTGTACCTACGGATCAAAGCCGTAGCGGGGACCACGCCGTTAAAACGGGTGATAGTATTCAATTTCAGGCCGGTATCGAGCCCGCCGGAAGAAGGAGTCCTTGTTTTTGATGAACTGCTCCGGCAAGGGTCGGAGACTGTACCAGGGATACCGGTAGACCCTAAGGAAGACCTGGCAGTACTCCAGTATACCGGAGGCACCACGGGAATTCCTAAAGGAGTTATGCTCACTCATTTCAACCTGGTCGCTAATGTTCAACAAACGGCTGAATTTTTAAAACCGGCGGTTGAGGATCCCGGCTTGGAGTGCATGCTGACCGCCCTTCCGCTGTTCCATGTCTATGGCATGACCGTGGCCATGAACGTAGCTTTTGCTTTAAGTTGTCCTCAGGTGCTGTTGCCCAAATTTGAAGTTGAGGAAGTGTTGGAAACGATTAAGAGTTATCGGATAACACTGTTTCCCGGAGCACCGACAATGTACGTGGCCATTATAAATTACCCTGAAGTGCGGAAGTACAACCTTAGTTCTATCAAGGCCTGTATCAGCGGCTCAGCGCCGTTGCCGGTGCAAGTACAACGGCAGTTTGAGGAACTGACCGGAGGGATGCTGGTAGAGGGCTACGGTTTGTCCGAGGCTTCACCGGTAACCCACTGCAACCCGATTATCGGGAAGCGCAAGTATGGCAGTATTGGTTTGCCTTTTCCCGATACCGAAGTCAAAATCATGGATGTGGAAACCGGCACCAAAGAACTTTCTCCTGGTCAGGAGGGAGAATTGGTGATCAAGGGTCCCCAGGTAATGAAGGGATACTGGAATAATCCTGAGGAGACGGCTGTGGTTTTACGAGAGGGCTGGCTCTACACCGGGGATATTGCCAAAATGGACGAAGAAGGTTACTTCTACATTGTGGATCGGAAGAAAGACTTGATCATTGCCAGTGGGTTTAACATCTATCCGCGAGAAGTGGAGGAAGTTTTATATGAGCACACCGCAGTACAGGAAGCAGCTGTAATAGGGGTGCCGGATGTTTACCGGGGAGAAACGGTCAAGGCTTTCATAGTGTTAAAGGAGGGAGCGTCGGCTACTGAAGATGAGATAATTCAGTTTTGCCGGAGTAGGCTGGCGGCCTATAAAGTGCCGCGGCTGGTGGAATTCAGGACGAGTTTACCTAAAACTGCGGCGGGGAAAATTTTGCGTCGTCTAATCAGGGAAGAAGAGTATCGGAAACTCAAGGAGGGGCAAAGCAATGGGCTACGCAATTAG
- a CDS encoding 3-hydroxyacyl-CoA dehydrogenase/enoyl-CoA hydratase family protein, whose product MGYAIRKAAVLGAGVMGSTIAAHLANVGIQSYLLDIVPPKLTPEEKEKGLTLESTEVRNRLAREAKERLVKFNPAPLYLPERVQLITPGNLEDNLDWLAEVDWIIEVVVENLAVKRELLQKVAKYRRPGTIVSSNTSGLSINQMVEGMSEEFREHFLGTHFFNPPRYMRLLEIIPGRDTRAEVIEFMLDFGRRVLGKGVVLAKDTPNFIANRIGVFAMAAAVRAMVEDDLSIEEVDALTGPVLGRPKSASFRTLDLVGLDVFMHVAQNIAKSVSDPKEKEMFKLPEFMKTMVDRTWLGAKTGQGFYKKVKTPEKQILVLDYHTMEYRPQSKVKLASLEAAKAVPDLPGRIKTLVFANDRAGQFAWKSVKHVLLYAAEKVREIADDIISVDRAMKWGFNWELGPFELWDALGVAKVVERLEQEGEKVPEVIRQLLDSGKHSFYTVQNGYRYYYDFKTGEYLEEERPVDVIYLPSLKAQNRLVRSNPGASLVDIGDGILCLEFHSRNNAIGADIVEMIRQAVEEVEKNYAGLVIGNHGRNFSVGANLLLLLLEAQDGNWDELELMVREFQQAGMALKYCRKPVVAAPFRMTVGGGCEICLHADRIQAHAETYLGLVEIGVGLLPAGGGTKEMLLRAIENVPYDPKARGPRADLQPMVARAFETIVMAKVSTSAEEAKKLGYLRPADQITLNEDRLIYDAKQTALAMATAGYQPPMPRKFPVLGTDGYAALELMIYTMKEGRFVTEYDAHIARKIAYVISGGDVVPYTMVDEQYILDLEREAFLSLLGEPKTQERIQHMLAKGKPLRN is encoded by the coding sequence ATGGGCTACGCAATTAGGAAGGCGGCAGTACTGGGAGCCGGAGTGATGGGGAGCACTATTGCTGCCCACCTGGCCAACGTCGGTATTCAATCCTACCTGCTGGATATTGTTCCGCCAAAACTGACTCCTGAAGAAAAAGAAAAAGGTCTAACTTTGGAAAGCACTGAGGTTAGAAACCGACTGGCTCGAGAGGCAAAGGAGCGGCTGGTTAAGTTTAATCCTGCTCCTTTGTATCTGCCAGAAAGGGTCCAGTTGATCACTCCCGGTAATTTGGAGGATAACTTGGATTGGCTGGCCGAGGTAGATTGGATTATTGAGGTGGTGGTGGAAAACCTGGCCGTTAAGAGGGAACTTCTACAAAAGGTGGCCAAATACCGCCGGCCAGGCACTATTGTCAGTTCTAACACCTCCGGTCTGTCCATCAACCAGATGGTGGAAGGGATGTCGGAGGAATTCCGAGAGCATTTTCTGGGTACGCATTTTTTCAATCCGCCTCGTTACATGCGCTTGCTGGAGATCATTCCGGGGCGGGATACCCGGGCGGAAGTGATCGAATTTATGCTTGATTTTGGACGGCGGGTTCTCGGCAAAGGGGTGGTTTTGGCTAAAGATACCCCCAATTTCATCGCCAACCGTATCGGTGTTTTTGCCATGGCGGCGGCTGTGCGGGCTATGGTTGAGGACGATCTTAGTATCGAAGAGGTGGATGCCTTAACCGGCCCGGTTTTGGGAAGACCCAAGAGTGCTAGCTTCCGCACGTTGGATTTGGTGGGCCTGGACGTGTTTATGCATGTAGCCCAAAATATTGCCAAATCCGTTTCGGACCCGAAAGAAAAAGAAATGTTTAAACTTCCAGAGTTTATGAAAACGATGGTTGATCGTACCTGGTTGGGAGCAAAAACGGGGCAAGGGTTTTATAAGAAAGTTAAAACGCCGGAAAAGCAGATCCTGGTATTGGATTACCACACTATGGAGTACCGTCCCCAAAGCAAAGTTAAGCTGGCCAGCCTGGAGGCTGCCAAAGCAGTACCCGATTTGCCCGGCAGAATCAAAACGCTGGTTTTTGCCAATGACCGCGCCGGTCAGTTTGCTTGGAAGAGCGTGAAACACGTACTGCTTTACGCTGCGGAAAAGGTCAGGGAAATTGCTGACGATATTATTTCGGTGGACCGGGCTATGAAATGGGGGTTCAACTGGGAACTTGGGCCCTTCGAACTCTGGGATGCTCTTGGCGTAGCCAAGGTGGTCGAGCGTTTGGAACAAGAAGGAGAAAAAGTTCCGGAGGTAATTCGCCAGCTTCTTGACAGTGGAAAACATTCCTTCTATACGGTCCAAAACGGGTACCGGTATTACTATGATTTTAAGACTGGAGAGTATTTGGAAGAAGAACGACCAGTTGATGTAATCTATTTGCCTAGTCTGAAAGCACAAAACCGGTTGGTTCGGTCGAATCCCGGAGCCAGTTTAGTTGACATAGGAGACGGTATTCTTTGTCTGGAGTTTCATTCGCGCAACAATGCTATCGGTGCTGATATTGTTGAAATGATTCGACAGGCGGTTGAAGAGGTGGAAAAAAATTATGCGGGATTAGTTATCGGCAACCATGGCCGTAACTTTTCGGTGGGAGCCAATCTACTGCTTCTTCTGCTGGAGGCCCAGGACGGAAACTGGGATGAGTTAGAATTGATGGTCCGAGAATTTCAACAAGCAGGGATGGCGTTAAAATACTGCCGGAAACCGGTGGTTGCGGCTCCTTTCCGTATGACGGTTGGCGGAGGGTGTGAGATCTGTCTTCACGCTGACCGGATTCAAGCCCATGCCGAAACGTACCTGGGTTTGGTGGAAATAGGTGTAGGTCTGCTCCCGGCGGGCGGAGGAACTAAAGAAATGTTGTTGCGCGCCATCGAAAACGTTCCGTATGACCCGAAGGCGCGTGGACCGCGGGCTGATCTGCAGCCTATGGTGGCCCGGGCTTTTGAAACCATTGTCATGGCTAAAGTTTCAACCAGTGCTGAGGAAGCTAAAAAACTGGGTTATTTGAGACCGGCCGACCAGATAACGCTGAATGAAGACCGTCTGATATACGATGCCAAACAAACTGCCCTGGCCATGGCAACTGCGGGCTATCAGCCTCCAATGCCACGAAAATTTCCGGTATTAGGTACCGATGGTTACGCTGCCCTGGAACTTATGATCTATACGATGAAAGAAGGTCGATTTGTAACTGAATATGATGCTCATATCGCACGGAAAATTGCCTACGTAATATCGGGCGGAGATGTAGTTCCTTATACCATGGTCGATGAGCAGTACATTCTGGATTTAGAACGAGAAGCCTTCTTAAGTCTTCTCGGGGAGCCTAAAACGCAGGAACGTATTCAGCATATGTTAGCTAAGGGTAAGCCATTGCGAAATTAA
- a CDS encoding thiolase family protein, with translation MREAVIVSAVRTAVGKAPKGTLRYTRPEEMAAVVLQEAVRRVPGLEPKEIDDVIMGCAFPEGEQGMNLARIVVLRAGFPDTVPGVTVNRFCASGLEAIALAASRIATELAEVVVAGGVESMSMVPMGGNKPAPNPYLMEHLPQAYMSMGLTAENVAERYGISREDQDSFALASHQKAYAAITEGRFREEIVPLKVSWKEWVEGQGVISHETTFDTDEGVRPDTSMEALSKLKPVFRANGTVTAGNSSQTSDGAAAVVLMSRSKAEALGIKPMAVFRSYAVGGVPPEVMGIGPVVAIPKALQYAGLRLHEVDLIELNEAFAAQSLAVIRELGIDPDRVNVNGGAIALGHPLGCTGAKLTVTLLYELARRGGRYGLVSMCIGGGMGAAGVFEREN, from the coding sequence ATGAGGGAAGCTGTTATTGTTAGTGCTGTTCGCACAGCGGTAGGTAAAGCCCCTAAAGGAACTTTGCGCTATACACGCCCGGAAGAGATGGCGGCAGTAGTATTACAGGAAGCAGTACGCAGGGTGCCTGGCCTTGAACCAAAAGAGATCGATGACGTTATTATGGGATGTGCTTTTCCGGAAGGGGAGCAGGGTATGAATCTGGCCCGAATAGTTGTACTCCGGGCCGGATTCCCGGATACAGTTCCTGGAGTAACGGTAAATCGTTTTTGTGCTTCGGGTCTGGAGGCTATTGCGTTGGCTGCGTCGCGAATAGCCACTGAATTAGCAGAAGTGGTAGTAGCAGGTGGAGTTGAAAGTATGAGCATGGTACCTATGGGCGGTAATAAACCAGCTCCCAATCCATATCTTATGGAACATTTGCCGCAGGCTTATATGTCGATGGGATTGACTGCAGAAAATGTGGCCGAACGTTATGGAATCAGCCGGGAGGACCAAGATTCTTTCGCCTTGGCAAGTCACCAGAAAGCTTATGCAGCTATTACAGAAGGCCGTTTTCGCGAAGAAATTGTTCCCCTGAAGGTAAGCTGGAAAGAATGGGTAGAAGGCCAGGGAGTTATAAGCCATGAAACTACTTTTGATACAGACGAGGGCGTACGGCCCGATACGTCTATGGAAGCTTTATCTAAATTAAAACCGGTATTTCGCGCTAACGGCACGGTTACTGCAGGTAATTCTTCCCAGACCAGTGACGGTGCTGCTGCCGTAGTTCTAATGAGTAGATCTAAGGCCGAAGCTTTAGGGATTAAACCTATGGCCGTGTTCAGGAGCTACGCCGTAGGTGGAGTGCCGCCGGAGGTTATGGGTATCGGACCGGTCGTTGCTATTCCCAAAGCTCTGCAGTATGCCGGTCTGCGCCTGCATGAGGTCGATTTGATCGAACTAAACGAGGCCTTTGCTGCCCAGTCCCTGGCGGTTATCCGGGAATTAGGAATAGATCCCGACCGAGTAAATGTTAACGGAGGCGCCATTGCTTTGGGGCACCCGCTGGGGTGTACCGGTGCCAAACTTACGGTTACCTTGTTATACGAACTGGCTCGGCGTGGGGGACGGTACGGGCTGGTTAGTATGTGTATCGGCGGCGGCATGGGAGCAGCCGGTGTTTTCGAAAGGGAAAATTAA
- a CDS encoding cofactor-independent phosphoglycerate mutase — MKYVVILGDGMADYPIEEIGGKTPLDYARTPNMDRLAASGRIGLVKTVPDGFSPGSDVANLSVMGFDPRRYYTGRSPLEAIGMGVSLNDSDITFRCNLVTLSDEADYRRKTMVDYCADEITTAEAAELIDEVNRRLGNEDFRFYAGVSYRHLMVWNNGPHELEMTPPHDISGRTIGNYLPRGEGSDILLELMMESYGFLGEHPVNRARMERGLKPANSLWFWGQGRKPVLPPFSEKFGLTGAIISAVDLTKGIGKCAGLEAVNVPGATGNIRTNFRGKALAALEQLEAGKDFVYIHIEAPDEAGHRGELETKIKAIEEIDEKVVGEVWRGLEKFESYRIMVLCDHFTPLSLRTHVADPVPFAIYQKGWPERNNHEIGFNEQSAVSTGLIIEEGYRLMDHFIKGEF, encoded by the coding sequence ATGAAATACGTAGTAATTTTGGGCGATGGAATGGCGGATTATCCCATCGAGGAGATAGGTGGAAAAACTCCTCTAGATTACGCCAGAACGCCTAACATGGACCGGCTGGCCGCTTCCGGTAGGATAGGACTGGTCAAAACTGTTCCTGATGGTTTTTCTCCGGGAAGCGATGTGGCTAATCTTTCGGTGATGGGATTTGACCCGAGAAGATACTATACGGGAAGGTCTCCTTTAGAAGCAATAGGCATGGGGGTTTCTCTGAATGATAGTGATATAACTTTTCGCTGCAACTTAGTTACTTTATCTGACGAAGCAGACTACCGCCGCAAAACTATGGTCGATTATTGCGCCGACGAAATTACCACCGCAGAAGCGGCTGAATTAATAGATGAGGTCAACCGCCGTTTAGGAAATGAGGACTTCAGATTCTACGCAGGGGTAAGCTATCGTCACCTGATGGTATGGAATAATGGTCCTCACGAACTAGAAATGACACCTCCTCATGATATATCTGGGCGTACAATAGGTAATTACCTTCCGCGAGGAGAAGGAAGCGATATCTTATTGGAATTAATGATGGAATCCTACGGTTTTTTAGGAGAACATCCTGTCAATCGAGCTCGGATGGAAAGAGGATTAAAGCCGGCTAATTCTCTGTGGTTCTGGGGGCAAGGCCGAAAACCAGTTCTCCCTCCCTTTAGCGAAAAGTTCGGTTTGACCGGAGCAATTATCTCGGCCGTTGACCTTACCAAAGGCATAGGCAAGTGCGCAGGTTTGGAAGCGGTTAACGTTCCGGGAGCCACCGGCAACATCCGTACTAACTTCAGGGGTAAAGCCCTGGCCGCTTTGGAGCAGTTGGAAGCAGGCAAAGATTTTGTATATATTCATATTGAGGCTCCCGACGAAGCCGGACACCGGGGAGAACTGGAAACTAAAATTAAGGCTATCGAAGAAATAGATGAGAAGGTTGTGGGTGAGGTTTGGCGTGGCCTGGAGAAATTCGAATCTTACCGGATAATGGTTCTATGTGACCATTTTACGCCGCTCAGTCTCCGTACTCATGTTGCCGATCCGGTTCCGTTTGCAATTTATCAAAAAGGTTGGCCGGAAAGGAACAACCATGAAATAGGTTTTAATGAACAAAGTGCTGTTTCCACAGGATTAATTATTGAAGAAGGTTATCGGTTAATGGATCATTTTATTAAAGGAGAATTTTAA
- a CDS encoding TetR/AcrR family transcriptional regulator produces MVGNKSGDKYGLILEAAVKVFAENGYHNSQVSKIASEAGVADGTIYLYFQNKKDILISLFREKMGNFIEQVKRELEELSDPVAKLKRLIELHFSHLEADKNLATVIQIQLRQSDPEIRSAITGPLKEYFRLMEEILAEGKASGCFYPDIDVRLARSMIFGTLDEVATCWVLSRRDYRLSDQVEEVFRLLVRGLAVNSKLPSG; encoded by the coding sequence ATGGTGGGCAATAAGTCAGGTGACAAATACGGGTTAATCCTGGAGGCAGCGGTCAAGGTTTTTGCTGAAAACGGTTACCACAACTCTCAGGTAAGTAAAATTGCTAGCGAGGCTGGAGTTGCGGACGGTACCATTTATTTGTATTTTCAAAATAAAAAGGATATACTAATTTCCCTCTTCCGGGAGAAAATGGGTAATTTTATCGAACAGGTTAAGCGAGAACTGGAGGAACTGAGCGATCCGGTGGCTAAACTTAAGCGGCTAATTGAACTTCATTTTAGCCATCTCGAAGCGGATAAGAACCTGGCAACGGTAATTCAGATACAGTTGCGTCAGTCCGATCCGGAAATCCGCTCTGCCATCACAGGTCCGCTTAAGGAGTATTTTCGGTTGATGGAAGAGATCCTGGCCGAAGGGAAGGCCTCCGGTTGTTTCTACCCGGACATTGACGTCCGGTTGGCCCGGTCGATGATCTTCGGTACGCTGGACGAAGTAGCTACCTGCTGGGTACTGTCGCGTCGTGACTACCGGCTATCGGATCAGGTAGAAGAAGTGTTTCGTCTGCTGGTCCGCGGTCTTGCGGTGAATTCAAAACTTCCTTCTGGTTGA